TTATGAAGTATTAGATAAATACAATCTCTCAGTAAAAAATGTTATTAGGGAGTTGGAAGCTAAAAGGGTAGAACAAGATGATATTGCAAAGCTTTTGGATATCGAAACTGGCGCGGCAGTACATTTTATAACTTCTATTGGCTTTTTATTAAATGGAACTCCTATAGAATATTCTGAGAGCACTTATCCAGGAGAAAGAAATAAATTTATTATAAAGATATCGAAGTAAAAGAATATCTAAGAGGCAAACATGGAAATAATGAAATAATTTATTGAAGAATTACAATCAAAATTTTAAACCCATCGAATTCGACGGGTTTAAAAAAGATGCCACTTGCCACGTGAGTGGCACCTTATTTTACTTCCATAAAATAATCATTTCCTTCGGTTCCAACTTCACAAGCCTTTTTTAAGAGTGCTGTCGACGATTCAAGTAGTATACACATATGTGTTATTTTTTCTTGTATAGAATATAAACTGACAAAAAATATTTTGTTAAAACACTTGACAAAATATTTTTTGTTACGTAATATGTAAATATAAGGAATGTAGGAGGTGCTAAGTATGAAAATCATCACAGGGCAAGCAGCAAGAGGAAAAAACTTTTTCAAAAGGCCTGTTTTAATAAATAAATTATGGAGAAAAATTGATTCAGACAGTAGCATTATAATCTCAGCTCCAAGGAGAGTTGGAAAAACATCTTTAATGAGATATTTAGAAGATAATCCAAAGGATAAATACTATGTAGTCTATGTAATCACTGAGTCAGTACATAATGAAAATAAGTATTATAAGGAAATTGTAAAGGCAATTTTAAATTGTGATTCAATAAGGAAAAGAGATAAAGTAATAAATTCAATTAAAGATTTAGCTAAAAACATTTTTAAAAGTGTAGAGGAAGTTGGTATAGATTCCGTTAAGTTTAGCAAAATTACTGAATTCGATTATTATGAAAAGTTTATAGAAATTATGAGGTCTATTGATTTAGACGGTCACAAATTAATTATAATGATAGATGAATTTGCTCAAACAATAGAAAATATTCAACAAAAGGAAGGCGCCGCAGCTGCAGTTCAGCTGCTTCAAAGTAATAGAGCATTAAGACAAAATAGTGATATAAATAGTAAATTTCAATTCATATATACGGGTTCCATAAGCCTAGAGGGCATTGCTAGAAGAATGGACGCTTCAAAGTTTATAAATGATCTGGATATATTAAAAGTAACTCCGCTAAGTGAAGAAGAAGGCAAAAATCTTGTAAATGAACTACTTAAAGGGCTTTATTTTACAATGGATGAGGATACTATAGATCATATGCTTTATGAAATTAAGTGGTTAATTCCTTTTTATATTCAACTTGCTATGGATAAAATTCTGGATATTTGTGATGAAGAGAATTTAAATGCTATATATAATAACTCAGTTGATATAGCAATTAAA
This DNA window, taken from Clostridium estertheticum, encodes the following:
- a CDS encoding ATP-binding protein produces the protein MKIITGQAARGKNFFKRPVLINKLWRKIDSDSSIIISAPRRVGKTSLMRYLEDNPKDKYYVVYVITESVHNENKYYKEIVKAILNCDSIRKRDKVINSIKDLAKNIFKSVEEVGIDSVKFSKITEFDYYEKFIEIMRSIDLDGHKLIIMIDEFAQTIENIQQKEGAAAAVQLLQSNRALRQNSDINSKFQFIYTGSISLEGIARRMDASKFINDLDILKVTPLSEEEGKNLVNELLKGLYFTMDEDTIDHMLYEIKWLIPFYIQLAMDKILDICDEENLNAIYNNSVDIAIKRMIEENNKFSSWHERLKVYKNNDYKFIIEVLNIISITEAKVITYNEIYDLAVAYDLEQTYKELLNTLIDDGYINNDEEGKLYTFTSPILRMWWCKKIAN